The genomic DNA ACCGCCAAACAATATAAATATACCGGTCTCTCCTTAAAATCCTCGTTATTACCTGATTCATGACATATATAGGGAATAACTCAACGATGAAACTTTAACcacgttaaaaaaaaaaaaggctgaACGATGAAAGCTGATCTTagttttaataataataactacaTTACGAAGTTTCAAACACCACAATAGGCTTTAATATAGCAGGCTTTAATATAGTAGATTCGACTATGAAGTCTTCTTCAGTTCTGTAGAAACGAAGTAGTCCAGCTTGAACAAAGGGTTTAAAAAGCATCGGAATATTCTACTTTATTGGAAATTTAAAATGGGTCTGCCTAGCACAACAACATAAATCACAAATGTCATCAACTGAGTCTTCCATGTGAACAGCGGTACCCTGAACCTTTATTTGCTAAGAAGGATGACCACGTCGCATATGCCAAAGAACACCGTCATCTGCTTTCTTCGCTTGAGGTGCCCAATCCGATGTCGTCATATGTCGTAAATAGTTTCAAACACCACAATAGGCTCTAACGGTGGACTCGGCTTTGTAGCCTTCTTCGGTTTGGAAAAAACGAAACAATCCGATTTCATCAAAGGGTTTGAAAAGCATTGGGTGTTCCTCATCGACTAGCTCTTCGGGGCACTTTATCGTTCCTCCTAATTTGGAAAATAGCCCGATCGAGTACCTCACCTGATCTCCCTTTATCATCACACGGTGTCGTGGACAATGTAACCTCCCATTGCACCAACCCTAATcagggaaaaaggaaaaaattgtCCTTTAAAGTATTGAGAAATATAGAAATTCGCATATGAATCAGTAAAATTATCATCATGTCGTAGATGGCAAATCAATTGTGCAAACTGGATATACTTACGAGGAATAATTCTCCGACTATGACAATGAATGTTGAAGGTGAAGGAGTGGCCCTAATCCACCTTCCATCTTTGGCCTGAACTTCCAACCCATCGACATGATTTTGTTGAAGTATGGTCAGAAAATTCTTGTCAGTGTGAATGCCCATTCCGATTTGATCCTCCATTGTGTTTGGAGCTATGTATTTGCTTAGTGTCATTGAGTGCGTCAAATGTTCTATATGAGAATCCAAGTATTTTTCTACCCCCAGAGCTTCGAAAGCAAGCCTTTTCACCAATAGATCCAACTCTGCTGCCTTTCTAGCGTACGTGTTGATGGTCTCACTGTAATGAAATTTACACATATgtgactatatatatgtactacTTTATAACCCGCGTGGTGCCACGGtttctaaatatttttctcataCATAAGAATTCTGATAAGCTCAATAatgcatattttatatttagtaTTTAGTATTGCTTAAGAGTCGATtacattaaaatttatttattttttagcgTTTAATAGTTGGAATTTCGAAGAATATCATGAGAGTAAGTTTTTCGTTTATATTATCTTATTTTGTACTAGTATGTTTTGCTCATAGTAAAAGAAATTGAAcaaagagtaaaaaaaaaaaaaaaaaaaaaaagtagaaagaGGCAAAGTTAGAGAATTTTGACCGCCccgccgggggggggggggggggggggggggggggggggggggaggggggagagagagttTTAAATAGATAGACTTAAAAAAGCGCACCTGAATCTTGGGTTGCTATGATCCGGCCATAATAGGTCACCCAAGCTTTGAACGGCCGGAGAGTCTAGGACTTCACCCATTGCCATGTTTTCGTATAGAGGGCTCCTTGGAGTACTTTCTCTGTACCCGAAGAAGTGCACATCGCCAGGCTTGACGAACCGCCGCTTTGTCTCGGAAGGTAGGTTGAACACCTCCTCGAGCTGCTCCATGACACTGCCATCAGTCTTCTTGCCCCCATACACGGCTTCGAAGCAGCCGTACTCTTCGAGGGCTCGAAAGACATCACCTCGGACAAGGTCCCAGGAGGTGGTTCCGGGGCTCAGATCATCCGATGACAGATCTATCTTAGGAAGGCTAAGAGGTAAAGCGAGGTCAATACccataattaatatatatatatatatatatatatataaaattgaattttgaa from Punica granatum isolate Tunisia-2019 chromosome 2, ASM765513v2, whole genome shotgun sequence includes the following:
- the LOC116196410 gene encoding probable 2-oxoglutarate-dependent dioxygenase AOP1 — protein: MGIDLALPLSLPKIDLSSDDLSPGTTSWDLVRGDVFRALEEYGCFEAVYGGKKTDGSVMEQLEEVFNLPSETKRRFVKPGDVHFFGYRESTPRSPLYENMAMGEVLDSPAVQSLGDLLWPDHSNPRFSETINTYARKAAELDLLVKRLAFEALGVEKYLDSHIEHLTHSMTLSKYIAPNTMEDQIGMGIHTDKNFLTILQQNHVDGLEVQAKDGRWIRATPSPSTFIVIVGELFLGWCNGRLHCPRHRVMIKGDQVRYSIGLFSKLGGTIKCPEELVDEEHPMLFKPFDEIGLFRFFQTEEGYKAESTVRAYCGV